TTCCAATTGGGCGCCAAAGATACCAGTGAATATTTTTATCCCATGTATCATATATTCCATACATTTTAGTTATATCATCGTATCCAATACCAGTAACAAAATGATCCTCACCACCATTTCCATTAGTGTCAACAAATAGAATTACTGGTCTATTTTGGTCAATTTCATTTTTATAAAGATCAAATGAATTATCGCACCATGTATATACATCATTTGATATAATGAAATAGTCAGAATTATTTTTATATACACTCGATAAATGTTTTTTGAATGCTGTTAAAATAAGAGCACAATAACTTTCACCATATGTTAATCCATAACTACTACGAGAAGTAAGCATATAATCGGCCAAACAATTATCATCGTGTGCACCACCTAAAGTAGATTTATCAGGTATAATGTTACCATAACTGTCCAAGGGCAATGAGTAATCTTGATAGTGCATTTCATTTGCAATAAATGAATTAACAATATCATTCTGAAAATTTGCATTCCCATAAATAAGTTCGGAAAAACCATAATTATCGTAATAACCAATTACCATACCTAAAGCCGTAGGACCACAACCATGTCTCCAAGTATATGCAGGTACACCGGTTATAATTTTTTGAGTGAGGGTTTGTTCTGTAATACCTTGAGATATGTTATTTGATCTAGTAGGTCCACTTGTATTGTGTTGGGCTAAAATCTTTACTTGCAAAAGAAGAGATAAGAATATCAAATACAATATTTTTTTATTAAAAGACGTATTTATTCCTCACTTTACAATGTAATATTTGAATCTCAGCAACATAACGTCATGTTATCCCGACAATCGGGAAAAGTTATTAAAGATCAATAACAGGCGTCCTGAGTTCTATTTTATGAACATGTTCTATTGACTACATACAAAAAGCAAATCACTATTACAAAGCTACTTTATAATTAAACAAATGCCGCACTGAAAACGCGGTCAGGTGGAAAAGCTGGTTATACACATTTTATGTTAAAATAAGTTCTTCTATATATTCTAAGAAAGCAGCTTGTGAATCAAATTTATTTATCGAATTCGTTAAATTCACAATGGATTGCCAAACCAAATGCTGAAGTTTTTGAAGGACTTCCAAATCATCAGATTTTTTTCCGTGATGGATGTATGAACTCCTCAACTTATAAGCTCTTTTAATTAATTCAATAACAGCCTTCCTATCAGTAATATTATTTCTTGTTAAAAATGACAATCTCAATCCAATAGTGTTTTGAATTGGTTCAGAAGTATCTTTTAATAACAGAGTTTCTAAAGAGACAAGCGAATAAACTAGCTTATCTTGAAAATTCTTTGATTCAATAGCGTGACTAAAAAGAAATGCTGAGTTTAATAAATGGTCTTCAAAATCTGAGAGGTCAGATTTATTAATAATATCGAAAATTTTAATAAAACCAGTTTTTTCATAATCAGCAAGTAATTTCAATGTAAATGGGAAATAATAATCTATGCTTTTATCTCTGAAAGTATTTATTGTCGGATGCTTTCCATCAAAAATAAAAGAATGGTTATGAGGAATTAAGGTGTGCCCCATTCTATTAAAATAAGAATCTACTGTGGGAAGAAATGTTGTTGGAGAAAAACAACGAATAAGTTTTATTTGTTTATCAACTTCATCAATAATTAATTCAACCGCTCTTTCTTTCTCTGCGGTTATTGTTTTTGATGCAAACACTACCCCTTGATAATCTTTGCGCAAACCTTCATATTCTTTCTCAGTTATTTTATCTTCCTTGCTTTCATTTAACTTGGATAATAAATCATCAAAATATTTTTTA
This portion of the Melioribacteraceae bacterium genome encodes:
- a CDS encoding HEPN domain-containing protein, giving the protein MIEIHPKAIESFDAQANELLLLLKPYKFSDQQKPKDSSSRSAEYYQNLPEEKVLKHSISGFVDGFGNRLSRYFNYKGSSVGLDGDDYSQLIDFLENLYHKKEINNFLSRKFLEHCSFDWFECKYKGEVDSSVSFTKYLFEKAENVVKETKISIPISYLSIEASFKLGNLTYEFYDKKYFDDLLSKLNESKEDKITEKEYEGLRKDYQGVVFASKTITAEKERAVELIIDEVDKQIKLIRCFSPTTFLPTVDSYFNRMGHTLIPHNHSFIFDGKHPTINTFRDKSIDYYFPFTLKLLADYEKTGFIKIFDIINKSDLSDFEDHLLNSAFLFSHAIESKNFQDKLVYSLVSLETLLLKDTSEPIQNTIGLRLSFLTRNNITDRKAVIELIKRAYKLRSSYIHHGKKSDDLEVLQKLQHLVWQSIVNLTNSINKFDSQAAFLEYIEELILT